From Hermetia illucens chromosome 6, iHerIll2.2.curated.20191125, whole genome shotgun sequence, one genomic window encodes:
- the LOC119659885 gene encoding DBF4-type zinc finger-containing protein 2 homolog isoform X1 has translation MCKPCIPCSIPEGACHPSMPYEPLYPCIPCQPSIPYPPIFRPIQKTRKQTKKCYQPPQSKRCQPPIKECRSCEIRGSILYTRCECIRRNGLQQDCPRRLCQGKPCCLTTPDPRCCPAKHAKRLLTFPPRSRVGPCRPESMPTFPICMPCTPPSPEGPFFPCQW, from the exons ATGTGTAAGCCTTGCATCCCATGTAGCATACCAGAAGGAGCGTGCCATCCTTCAATGCCCTATGAGCCATTATATCCATGCATTCCTTGCCAGCCATCTATCCCTTATCCGCCGATATTTCGGCCGATTCAGAAAACCCGAAAGCAAACTAAGAAATGCTACCAACCTCCTCAATCAAAGCGTTGTCAGCCCCCG ATCAAAGAATGTCGTAGCTGCGAAATCCGTGGAAGTATCTTATATACAAGATGTGAATGCATCAGACGCAATGGCTTGCAACAAGATTGTCCCCGTCGATTGTGTCAGGGAAAACCTTGTTGTTTAACGACTCCAGACCCACGGTGTTGTCCTGCAAAGCATGCCAAACGATTACTAACATTTCCACCAAGGAGCAGAGTGGGTCCTTGTCGTCCAGAGTCAATGCCAACCTTTCCTATATGCATGCCTTGCACCCCACCTTCGCCTGAGGGACCTTTCTTCCCATGCCAGTGGTGA
- the LOC119659885 gene encoding uncharacterized protein LOC119659885 isoform X2, which translates to MPYEPLYPCIPCQPSIPYPPIFRPIQKTRKQTKKCYQPPQSKRCQPPIKECRSCEIRGSILYTRCECIRRNGLQQDCPRRLCQGKPCCLTTPDPRCCPAKHAKRLLTFPPRSRVGPCRPESMPTFPICMPCTPPSPEGPFFPCQW; encoded by the exons ATGCCCTATGAGCCATTATATCCATGCATTCCTTGCCAGCCATCTATCCCTTATCCGCCGATATTTCGGCCGATTCAGAAAACCCGAAAGCAAACTAAGAAATGCTACCAACCTCCTCAATCAAAGCGTTGTCAGCCCCCG ATCAAAGAATGTCGTAGCTGCGAAATCCGTGGAAGTATCTTATATACAAGATGTGAATGCATCAGACGCAATGGCTTGCAACAAGATTGTCCCCGTCGATTGTGTCAGGGAAAACCTTGTTGTTTAACGACTCCAGACCCACGGTGTTGTCCTGCAAAGCATGCCAAACGATTACTAACATTTCCACCAAGGAGCAGAGTGGGTCCTTGTCGTCCAGAGTCAATGCCAACCTTTCCTATATGCATGCCTTGCACCCCACCTTCGCCTGAGGGACCTTTCTTCCCATGCCAGTGGTGA